In the genome of Deinococcus deserti VCD115, one region contains:
- the tpiA gene encoding triose-phosphate isomerase yields MPNNLLALNWKMNKTPSEAQAWAAELSSALSPGEAELAVMAPAIMLPALAAGLPAGVAYGGQDVSQHESGAYTGEISAAMLRDVGAKYAIVGHSERREYHGETDAVVAAKARQAQAHGLTPIVCVGEGLEVRERGEHVQYTLAQLRGSLEGVGTDVVIAYEPVWAIGTGKTATAEDAEELAEAIRGALTEQYGEAAGTLRILYGGSVKPDNIASICAKPNVNGALVGGASLKVADVVGMNDALK; encoded by the coding sequence ATGCCGAACAATCTATTGGCCTTGAACTGGAAAATGAACAAGACCCCCTCCGAGGCTCAGGCCTGGGCGGCCGAGCTGTCCTCCGCACTGTCACCGGGTGAAGCCGAACTGGCCGTCATGGCCCCGGCCATCATGCTTCCAGCACTTGCCGCCGGGCTGCCGGCTGGCGTGGCTTATGGCGGGCAGGATGTCAGCCAGCATGAATCAGGAGCGTATACCGGCGAGATCAGCGCCGCCATGCTCAGGGACGTAGGGGCCAAGTACGCCATCGTGGGCCACAGCGAGCGCCGTGAGTACCACGGTGAAACCGACGCCGTGGTGGCCGCCAAGGCACGTCAGGCACAGGCTCACGGATTGACTCCTATCGTCTGCGTGGGCGAAGGGCTGGAGGTGCGTGAACGTGGTGAGCACGTCCAGTACACGCTCGCCCAGCTGCGTGGCAGCCTCGAAGGAGTCGGAACGGATGTGGTGATTGCCTACGAGCCCGTCTGGGCGATCGGGACCGGCAAGACCGCCACAGCGGAAGACGCTGAGGAGCTCGCTGAAGCTATCCGCGGCGCTCTGACCGAACAGTACGGTGAGGCTGCGGGCACCCTGCGCATTCTGTACGGCGGTAGCGTCAAGCCGGACAACATCGCTTCAATCTGCGCCAAGCCGAATGTGAACGGCGCTCTGGTCGGCGGCGCCAGCCTCAAGGTTGCTGACGTTGTCGGCATGAACGACGCTTTGAAGTAA
- a CDS encoding NIPSNAP family protein — translation MAVTCLLRYEVRAEHLADFETYGRKWITLVGRFGGEHHGYFLPSEGASDVAYALFTFPSLSAYEAYREQSALDPVCQKLFKQLPDFVTRYDRTFLRPVFDGQEL, via the coding sequence ATGGCGGTGACCTGCCTGCTGCGGTACGAAGTTCGCGCCGAACATCTGGCTGACTTCGAAACGTACGGCCGCAAGTGGATCACCCTGGTGGGCCGCTTCGGAGGGGAGCATCACGGTTACTTTCTCCCGTCGGAAGGCGCGTCGGACGTGGCTTACGCGCTGTTCACCTTCCCGAGTCTGTCCGCGTACGAAGCCTACCGCGAGCAGTCGGCACTCGACCCTGTGTGTCAGAAGCTCTTCAAGCAGCTTCCAGACTTCGTGACACGCTATGACCGAACCTTTCTGAGGCCCGTGTTCGACGGGCAGGAGCTATAA
- the typA gene encoding translational GTPase TypA codes for MEYRNIAIIAHVDHGKTTLVDGLLKQTLKLGHGEEIAERAMDSNDLEKERGITILAKNTAVEYNGVKINIVDTPGHADFGGEVERVLGMVDGALVLVDAAEGPMPQTRFVLRKAIELGLKPIVVINKIDRQDARPEEVVNLTFDLMAELGANDDQLDFPILYAIAREGKAFKDLNNPQEDMHELFEMVLEQIPAPSVDLEAPFQMLVTNLDYSEYLGRIVLGRVQRGTVKKGEFVQLMHKDGTMTKSRVVQPFTHMGLRRIEVDQVGAGDIVALAGIEDAQIGETVADLADPEALPIITVDEPTVSMIFQPNTSPFAGKEGKYVTSRHINDRLKREVMTNVSLKVEEIRPDEFKVSGRGELHLSILLETMRREGYEVQVGAPQVIIREIDGEKHEPIEHLVIDVPDHHSSTVIGVLGARKGQMVNMEPQGSRTRVEFKIPSRALFGFRTQFLSMTQGEGIMSHIFDGYAPWAGELKTRQNGSLVSMEDGVAFAYSIWKLQDRGSFFIDAGQEVYVGMIVGENAREQDMNVNVCKNKKLTNVRSSGADEALTLIPPKRMSLEDALEYIADDELVELTPQSIRLRKKVLNPSFRK; via the coding sequence ATGGAATACCGGAACATCGCCATTATTGCGCACGTTGACCACGGCAAGACCACACTGGTGGACGGGCTGCTCAAGCAGACCCTCAAGCTCGGCCACGGCGAGGAAATCGCAGAGCGGGCCATGGACAGCAACGACCTGGAAAAGGAACGTGGCATCACCATTCTCGCCAAGAACACGGCCGTCGAATACAACGGCGTGAAGATTAACATCGTGGATACGCCAGGACACGCCGACTTCGGCGGTGAAGTCGAGCGCGTGCTGGGCATGGTGGACGGCGCGCTGGTGCTGGTAGACGCGGCCGAAGGCCCCATGCCCCAGACCCGATTCGTGCTGCGCAAGGCCATTGAGCTGGGTCTCAAGCCCATCGTGGTCATCAACAAGATCGACCGCCAGGACGCACGCCCTGAAGAAGTGGTCAACCTGACCTTCGACCTGATGGCTGAACTGGGCGCCAACGACGACCAGCTCGACTTTCCGATCCTGTATGCCATTGCACGTGAAGGCAAGGCGTTCAAGGACCTGAACAACCCGCAGGAAGACATGCACGAGCTGTTCGAGATGGTGCTCGAGCAGATTCCCGCTCCCAGCGTAGACCTGGAAGCTCCTTTCCAGATGCTGGTGACCAACCTGGACTACTCCGAGTACCTGGGCCGCATCGTGCTGGGCCGGGTTCAGCGCGGCACCGTCAAGAAGGGCGAGTTTGTGCAGCTGATGCACAAGGACGGGACCATGACCAAGTCCCGCGTCGTGCAGCCCTTCACCCACATGGGCCTGCGCCGTATCGAGGTCGATCAGGTCGGAGCCGGGGATATCGTGGCTCTGGCAGGCATCGAGGACGCGCAGATCGGCGAGACCGTAGCTGACCTGGCGGATCCTGAAGCCTTGCCCATCATCACTGTGGACGAGCCGACCGTCTCCATGATCTTCCAGCCCAACACCTCACCGTTTGCCGGTAAGGAAGGCAAGTACGTCACCTCGCGCCACATCAACGACCGCCTCAAGCGCGAAGTGATGACCAACGTGTCGCTGAAGGTCGAAGAGATCCGCCCTGACGAATTCAAAGTCAGCGGGCGCGGGGAACTTCACCTCTCGATCCTGCTGGAAACCATGCGCCGCGAGGGTTATGAAGTGCAGGTCGGCGCGCCCCAGGTGATCATCCGCGAGATCGACGGCGAGAAGCACGAGCCGATCGAGCATCTGGTCATCGACGTGCCGGATCACCACTCCAGCACCGTGATTGGTGTGCTGGGTGCCCGCAAGGGACAGATGGTGAACATGGAACCCCAGGGTTCGCGTACCCGAGTGGAATTCAAGATTCCGTCGCGCGCGCTGTTCGGCTTCCGCACCCAGTTCCTGAGCATGACCCAGGGTGAAGGCATCATGAGCCACATCTTTGACGGGTACGCACCGTGGGCCGGGGAACTCAAGACCCGCCAGAACGGCTCGCTGGTCAGCATGGAAGATGGCGTAGCCTTTGCCTACAGCATCTGGAAACTGCAGGACCGCGGCAGCTTCTTCATCGACGCTGGTCAGGAAGTGTACGTGGGCATGATCGTGGGTGAAAACGCCCGCGAGCAGGACATGAACGTCAACGTCTGCAAGAACAAGAAGCTGACCAACGTTCGTTCCAGCGGTGCCGACGAAGCCCTGACCCTGATCCCGCCCAAGCGCATGAGCCTGGAAGACGCGCTGGAGTACATTGCCGACGACGAGCTGGTGGAACTGACGCCGCAGAGCATCCGCCTGCGCAAAAAAGTGCTCAACCCCAGCTTCCGCAAGTAA
- a CDS encoding PhzF family phenazine biosynthesis isomerase — protein sequence MIAYSEVCAFTNTPGMGNRAGVVLDASDLSEQEMQQLAAFVGTPETVFATRLTPGAVRVRYFTPTQEIEFCGHATVALGLVLAQNGHWTGQSLHLETLAGRVPLRLECQAGVPSKVWMRQPALQTRSVPPSLRGELAEVLGIDSRMIHRGLPLAAASTGGWSVVVPLLDRLILDGLEPDFSRIHSLTEALDVVSLYAYAPVGVNRFATRDFAPRVGIPEDPVTGSAAGALLGLLASQGRLPVRGERACGLINQGHAMGTPGEVEVEIEIQGHDVRAVHVGGEAVLDREGTWSRPLSS from the coding sequence ATGATCGCCTACAGCGAGGTCTGCGCTTTTACCAATACCCCGGGAATGGGCAACCGGGCTGGGGTGGTGCTGGATGCTTCTGACCTGAGCGAACAGGAAATGCAGCAGCTTGCCGCATTCGTCGGCACGCCCGAAACAGTGTTCGCGACGCGACTTACGCCGGGTGCCGTTCGGGTCCGGTATTTCACGCCTACGCAGGAAATTGAATTCTGCGGTCACGCGACCGTTGCTCTGGGTCTTGTTCTGGCGCAGAACGGGCACTGGACAGGGCAATCCCTGCATCTGGAAACCCTGGCCGGCCGAGTACCGCTGCGTCTGGAATGTCAGGCGGGTGTGCCCAGCAAGGTCTGGATGCGGCAGCCCGCACTGCAGACCCGTTCTGTGCCACCAAGCCTGCGCGGAGAGCTGGCAGAGGTCCTGGGAATCGACTCACGCATGATCCACCGGGGATTGCCGCTGGCTGCCGCAAGCACAGGCGGGTGGAGCGTCGTGGTCCCTCTACTGGACCGGTTGATTCTGGACGGCTTGGAACCAGACTTCTCGCGTATCCACAGCCTCACCGAAGCGTTGGATGTCGTCAGCCTGTATGCGTATGCCCCAGTGGGTGTCAACCGGTTTGCCACGAGAGACTTTGCGCCTCGCGTCGGCATTCCCGAAGACCCGGTGACGGGCAGCGCTGCTGGCGCTCTGCTGGGCCTGCTCGCATCGCAGGGTCGGCTGCCCGTCAGGGGCGAACGCGCGTGCGGGCTGATTAATCAGGGACACGCCATGGGGACACCAGGCGAAGTGGAAGTCGAGATCGAGATTCAGGGTCACGACGTGCGGGCAGTTCATGTCGGCGGTGAGGCGGTTCTCGACCGGGAAGGGACCTGGTCGCGGCCCCTGAGCAGCTAG
- a CDS encoding Cof-type HAD-IIB family hydrolase yields MLGLIGVDVDGTLVGTRNEVRDDVWKALEGARSRGVRIVLCSGRPALGHALDYARRLDPDGWHVFQNGASVVHASSGESMSETFPPEALPGLLERARATGRLLEVYSDVEVAVTHPGELARRHAALLGVPYEPQAPEELRGTPVRTQWVVPREQEELVVAGPHEGLDLHPAGSPGMPDVMFISVTRAGISKGSAIRRIAAQYGISLDRAMMVGDGENDVSAMKVVGHPVAMGNADAPARDAARHTVGHVDEGGLREAVELALTL; encoded by the coding sequence ATGCTTGGTCTGATCGGTGTGGATGTAGACGGGACCCTGGTGGGCACCCGCAATGAGGTCAGGGACGATGTCTGGAAGGCATTGGAAGGCGCCCGCTCGCGGGGTGTGAGGATCGTGCTGTGCAGTGGCCGCCCTGCCCTTGGTCATGCGCTGGACTACGCCCGGAGGCTCGACCCTGACGGCTGGCACGTGTTCCAGAACGGTGCCAGCGTGGTTCACGCATCAAGCGGCGAAAGCATGTCAGAGACCTTCCCCCCTGAAGCGCTGCCTGGGCTCCTGGAACGCGCGCGGGCCACTGGGCGCCTGCTGGAAGTCTATTCCGACGTTGAGGTGGCCGTGACCCACCCCGGCGAACTGGCGCGCCGCCACGCTGCTCTGCTGGGCGTACCTTACGAGCCTCAGGCTCCAGAGGAGCTTCGTGGCACTCCGGTGCGCACCCAATGGGTGGTGCCGCGTGAACAGGAAGAACTCGTGGTCGCTGGCCCTCATGAAGGCCTGGATCTGCATCCTGCCGGGAGCCCAGGCATGCCGGACGTAATGTTCATCAGCGTCACGCGCGCCGGCATCAGTAAAGGCAGTGCCATACGGCGGATCGCCGCGCAGTACGGAATTTCCCTGGACCGCGCCATGATGGTCGGTGACGGCGAGAACGATGTCTCGGCCATGAAAGTTGTTGGACATCCCGTGGCCATGGGGAATGCCGACGCGCCGGCCCGGGACGCCGCGCGGCATACCGTGGGTCATGTGGATGAAGGCGGCCTCCGCGAAGCAGTGGAGCTGGCACTAACGCTGTAG
- a CDS encoding phosphoglycerate kinase, with amino-acid sequence MQNLSSLDVKGKRVLVRVDYNVPVKDGVVQDDTRVTASLPTVNALLGAGASVVLMSHFGRPKGGPEDKYSLRPVAPVLEKVLGRPVKFIASLPGSDETLQAVQELQPGEVALLENVRFEAGEEKNNPELNQKLARLGDAFVLDAFGSAHRAHSSVSGVAAQLPHAAGTLLQTEVEALGRLIEAPESPYVVIIGGAKVSDKIKVIENLLPKVDRMLIGGGMMFTFIKARGGVIGNSLVEDDQVDYARGLLEQFGDKLMLPTDAVAADRFAADADTRVVPADQIPEGWMGLDIGPDTQQAYTEALRGAKTVFWNGPMGVFEFPAFAAGTNAVAAAVGSLKNQAYTVVGGGDSVSAINKSGKADQIDHISTGGGASLELLEGKALPGVEAMR; translated from the coding sequence ATGCAGAATCTCAGTTCGTTGGACGTGAAAGGCAAGCGCGTGCTGGTTCGTGTGGATTACAACGTGCCGGTCAAAGACGGCGTGGTGCAGGACGATACCCGCGTGACCGCCAGCCTGCCCACCGTGAATGCCCTGCTGGGCGCCGGCGCGTCGGTGGTGCTGATGAGCCACTTCGGCCGGCCCAAAGGCGGCCCGGAAGACAAGTACAGCCTGAGGCCGGTGGCGCCTGTGCTGGAAAAGGTGCTGGGCCGGCCCGTGAAGTTCATTGCCAGCCTGCCGGGCAGTGACGAGACTCTTCAGGCCGTGCAGGAACTGCAGCCCGGAGAGGTGGCCCTGCTGGAAAACGTGCGCTTCGAGGCCGGTGAGGAGAAGAACAATCCCGAGCTCAACCAGAAACTCGCGCGCCTGGGTGACGCGTTTGTCCTGGATGCGTTCGGCAGTGCCCACCGCGCACACTCCTCGGTCAGCGGCGTGGCCGCCCAGCTTCCTCATGCGGCAGGCACGCTGCTTCAGACTGAAGTCGAGGCCCTGGGCCGCCTGATCGAGGCTCCGGAGTCACCGTACGTGGTCATCATCGGCGGCGCAAAGGTCAGCGACAAGATCAAGGTCATCGAGAATCTGCTGCCCAAGGTAGACCGCATGCTGATCGGCGGAGGCATGATGTTCACCTTTATCAAGGCGCGTGGCGGCGTGATCGGCAACAGCCTGGTCGAGGACGATCAGGTCGACTACGCCCGCGGTCTGCTGGAACAGTTCGGGGACAAGCTGATGCTCCCGACTGATGCGGTGGCTGCCGACCGGTTCGCTGCAGATGCAGATACCCGGGTTGTGCCTGCAGACCAGATTCCGGAAGGCTGGATGGGCCTGGATATTGGTCCGGACACCCAGCAGGCCTACACCGAAGCGCTGCGCGGCGCAAAGACCGTGTTCTGGAACGGGCCGATGGGCGTGTTCGAGTTTCCGGCGTTCGCAGCAGGCACCAATGCTGTCGCTGCCGCCGTGGGCAGCCTGAAAAATCAGGCCTACACGGTCGTGGGCGGTGGGGATTCGGTCAGCGCCATCAACAAGAGTGGCAAGGCCGACCAGATTGACCACATCAGCACCGGCGGCGGCGCCAGCCTGGAGCTGCTCGAAGGCAAAGCGCTGCCCGGCGTCGAAGCGATGCGTTAA
- the asnS gene encoding asparagine--tRNA ligase yields MISNIRDLKQHVGETVTLQAWLTDKSGKGKIQFLKLRDGSGFVQATVFKNDVEEEVFESAKRLTQEQALTLTGEVRADERAPGGVELSVRRLSPISENHAEYPITPKEHGIEFLMDQRHLWLRHRRPWAIMRIRDCVQRAIVDFFHSEGFVRFDAPFFTPNAAEGTTELFEIDLFGEDKAYLSQTGQLHAEAGAFAFGKVYTFGPTFRAEKSKTRRHLLEFWMVEPEVAPSNHKQNMDLQERFVSFLVRRALDECTVELEMLGRDLSKLKGAAEGNYPRVTYTEALEIVRQHIENKDLPPNVQEDVQPVEWGDDLGAPHETILGHHFDRPVMIEKYPAAIKAFYMQPDPEDSRVALCDDMIAPEGYGEIIGGSERIHDYDLLKSRIEHEGLPLEAFDWYLDLRRVGSVPHAGFGMGLERVIAWISGIDHIREAIPFPRMLTRMRP; encoded by the coding sequence ATGATCAGCAATATTCGCGACCTGAAGCAGCACGTGGGTGAGACAGTCACGCTCCAAGCCTGGCTGACCGACAAGAGTGGAAAGGGCAAAATTCAGTTTCTCAAGCTGCGCGATGGCAGCGGGTTCGTGCAAGCCACAGTATTCAAAAATGACGTAGAGGAAGAGGTCTTCGAGTCAGCGAAACGCCTGACCCAGGAGCAGGCGCTGACCCTGACCGGCGAGGTACGTGCCGACGAGCGCGCACCTGGCGGAGTGGAACTGAGCGTGCGCAGGCTCTCCCCCATCAGCGAGAACCACGCCGAATACCCGATCACTCCAAAAGAACACGGCATCGAGTTCCTCATGGACCAGAGGCACCTGTGGCTCCGTCACCGACGGCCCTGGGCCATCATGCGTATCCGGGACTGCGTCCAGCGCGCCATCGTAGATTTTTTTCATAGCGAAGGTTTCGTACGTTTTGACGCCCCGTTCTTTACTCCTAACGCCGCCGAAGGCACCACGGAACTGTTTGAGATTGACCTGTTCGGTGAGGACAAGGCGTACCTTTCACAGACCGGACAGCTCCACGCGGAAGCTGGCGCGTTCGCCTTCGGCAAGGTCTACACGTTCGGACCGACCTTCCGGGCTGAAAAAAGCAAGACGCGCCGGCACCTGCTGGAATTCTGGATGGTCGAACCCGAAGTTGCGCCCAGCAACCACAAGCAGAACATGGACCTACAGGAGCGGTTCGTCAGCTTCCTGGTCCGCCGGGCGCTGGACGAATGCACGGTGGAACTTGAAATGCTGGGGCGTGACCTCAGCAAACTCAAGGGGGCAGCTGAAGGCAACTACCCGAGGGTGACCTACACGGAAGCCCTCGAGATTGTCAGGCAGCACATCGAAAACAAGGATCTGCCCCCTAACGTTCAGGAAGACGTGCAGCCAGTCGAGTGGGGGGACGACCTTGGGGCGCCGCATGAGACCATCCTTGGGCACCATTTCGACCGTCCTGTCATGATCGAGAAGTATCCGGCTGCCATCAAGGCCTTCTATATGCAGCCTGATCCGGAAGATTCCAGGGTCGCTCTGTGCGACGACATGATCGCTCCGGAGGGCTATGGAGAAATCATCGGCGGCTCCGAGCGCATCCACGACTACGACCTCCTCAAATCCCGTATCGAGCATGAAGGGCTGCCGCTGGAAGCCTTTGACTGGTACCTGGACCTGCGCCGGGTGGGCAGCGTGCCTCATGCTGGATTCGGGATGGGACTTGAACGGGTGATTGCTTGGATCAGCGGCATCGACCACATCCGGGAGGCTATTCCTTTCCCGCGTATGCTCACGCGAATGCGGCCGTGA
- a CDS encoding methylmalonyl-CoA mutase family protein, translating to MKTKNEWLQSVYEPAAQKFPERKYNFKNLSDMEPEPIYTADDLDGWDAERDLGYPGEFPYTRGVQPSVYRGKLWTMRMFAGFGSAEQTNERFHSLLKAGQTGLSTAFDLPTLMGYDSDHPFSRGEVGKCGVAVSSLADMEILFQGIDPELVTTSMTINSPANAIWAMYIANAQKQGKDLSKVGGTIQNDILKEFIAQKEFIYPPAPSVKLVIDTFEWGPKVVPRWNFISVSGYHIREAGATGVQELAFTLADGFHYVEKALERGLNIDEFAPRISFFWDIHNDFFEEIAKLRAARRIWARQMRDRYGAKNPKSWMLRTHSQTAGVSLPAQQPLNNIARVAIQALAAVLGGTQSLHTDAFDEALALPTEESAAIALRTQQIIAYETGVAGVVDPLAGSYYVEKLTNDIEAAAMGYIEQIRMMGGVEAGIDNGFFQLEMAEAAYRYQREVETKDRLIVGVNEFVQDAVEVPLQIIDPQVEELQARRLAQVRRERDPQRATAAIEALRDTAVTGANSMPAFLECAHAYVTLGEQMDVLKTVYGEYTEPVLV from the coding sequence ATGAAGACCAAGAACGAGTGGTTGCAAAGTGTCTACGAACCTGCGGCTCAGAAATTTCCGGAGCGCAAGTACAACTTCAAGAACCTCTCGGATATGGAGCCCGAGCCGATCTATACGGCCGACGACCTGGATGGCTGGGACGCGGAACGCGACCTTGGGTATCCCGGAGAGTTCCCGTACACCCGGGGCGTCCAGCCCAGCGTGTACCGCGGCAAGCTCTGGACCATGCGCATGTTCGCGGGCTTCGGCAGCGCCGAGCAGACCAACGAACGCTTTCACTCGCTGCTCAAGGCCGGTCAGACTGGCCTGTCCACCGCCTTCGACCTGCCCACCCTGATGGGGTATGACTCCGACCATCCCTTCAGCCGAGGAGAAGTCGGGAAGTGCGGTGTGGCTGTCAGTTCTCTGGCTGACATGGAGATCCTGTTTCAGGGCATCGACCCTGAACTGGTCACGACCTCCATGACCATCAACTCGCCGGCCAACGCCATCTGGGCCATGTACATCGCCAACGCCCAGAAGCAGGGCAAAGACCTGAGCAAGGTCGGCGGCACCATTCAGAACGACATCCTGAAGGAATTCATTGCCCAGAAGGAGTTCATCTACCCACCCGCACCCAGCGTGAAGCTGGTCATCGATACCTTCGAGTGGGGCCCCAAGGTCGTGCCGCGCTGGAACTTCATCTCGGTCAGCGGGTACCACATCCGCGAGGCCGGTGCGACCGGCGTGCAGGAACTGGCGTTTACACTGGCCGACGGCTTTCATTATGTAGAAAAGGCGCTGGAACGTGGCCTGAACATCGACGAGTTCGCCCCGCGCATCTCGTTTTTCTGGGACATCCACAACGACTTTTTTGAGGAGATCGCCAAGCTGCGTGCAGCCCGCCGGATCTGGGCGCGTCAGATGCGCGACCGCTACGGGGCCAAGAACCCCAAGAGCTGGATGCTGCGCACGCACTCGCAGACTGCTGGTGTCTCCCTGCCAGCCCAGCAGCCACTGAACAACATCGCGCGTGTGGCCATTCAGGCGCTCGCGGCGGTGCTGGGCGGTACTCAGAGCCTGCACACGGACGCCTTCGACGAAGCGCTGGCCCTGCCCACCGAGGAAAGCGCCGCGATTGCTCTGCGCACCCAGCAGATCATCGCCTATGAAACCGGCGTGGCCGGTGTGGTCGATCCACTGGCCGGAAGCTACTATGTCGAGAAGCTCACCAACGATATCGAAGCTGCTGCCATGGGTTACATCGAGCAGATCCGCATGATGGGCGGCGTGGAAGCCGGTATCGACAACGGTTTTTTCCAGCTGGAAATGGCAGAAGCTGCCTACCGCTACCAGCGCGAGGTCGAGACCAAGGACCGGTTGATCGTGGGCGTCAACGAGTTCGTGCAGGACGCGGTGGAAGTCCCGCTGCAGATCATCGATCCGCAGGTCGAGGAATTGCAGGCCCGGCGCCTGGCCCAGGTTCGCCGCGAACGCGACCCGCAGCGGGCAACCGCCGCGATCGAAGCCCTGCGGGACACGGCCGTGACCGGCGCCAACTCCATGCCCGCCTTCCTGGAATGCGCCCATGCCTACGTCACGCTGGGCGAGCAGATGGACGTGCTCAAGACCGTGTACGGCGAATACACCGAACCCGTTCTGGTGTAA
- the gap gene encoding type I glyceraldehyde-3-phosphate dehydrogenase, producing MKVGINGFGRIGRLVFRILEERGVEVVAINDLTDNRTLATLLKYDSTAGRFNGTVEFDEASLTVNGKKIQALAERDPANIKWGELGADIVIESTGIFTDREGASKHLAGGAKKVLITAPAKNEDFSVVLGVNEQDYDPKNHNIISNASCTTNSLGAPMKLLDEAFGIEKAIMTTVHSYTNDQRVLDLPHSDLRRARAAAVNIIPTSTGAAKAVSQVYPALKGKFDGTSLRVPTPTGSISDVVVILGREVTVAEVNDVFRKAAEGSHKGIIAYTEDPIVLSDIVGDPHSAIIDGGLTMAMGNLVKFFSWYDNEWGYSNRIADLVQLVQQKGT from the coding sequence ATGAAGGTAGGCATTAACGGCTTTGGCCGCATTGGTCGTCTGGTGTTCCGCATTCTTGAAGAGCGAGGTGTGGAGGTCGTGGCCATCAACGACCTGACCGACAACCGTACCCTCGCCACACTCCTGAAATATGACAGCACCGCCGGACGCTTTAACGGCACCGTCGAGTTCGACGAAGCCAGCCTGACCGTCAACGGCAAGAAGATCCAGGCGCTGGCCGAGCGCGACCCCGCCAACATCAAGTGGGGCGAACTGGGCGCCGACATCGTGATCGAGTCGACCGGTATCTTCACCGACCGCGAGGGGGCGAGCAAGCACCTCGCCGGCGGCGCCAAGAAGGTCCTGATCACGGCTCCCGCCAAGAACGAGGACTTCAGCGTGGTGCTGGGCGTCAACGAGCAAGACTACGACCCCAAAAACCACAACATCATCAGCAACGCCAGCTGCACCACCAACAGCCTGGGTGCGCCGATGAAGCTGCTGGACGAGGCTTTCGGCATCGAGAAGGCCATCATGACCACCGTCCACAGCTACACCAACGACCAGCGCGTGCTGGACCTCCCGCACAGCGACCTGCGCCGTGCGCGCGCTGCCGCAGTGAACATCATCCCCACCAGCACCGGAGCGGCGAAAGCCGTCTCCCAGGTGTACCCGGCCCTGAAGGGCAAGTTCGACGGCACCAGCCTGCGCGTTCCCACGCCCACCGGCAGCATCAGCGACGTTGTGGTGATCCTGGGCCGTGAAGTGACGGTCGCCGAGGTCAACGATGTGTTCCGTAAGGCCGCCGAAGGCAGCCACAAGGGCATCATCGCCTACACCGAAGATCCCATCGTGCTGAGCGACATCGTGGGCGACCCCCACAGCGCCATCATCGACGGCGGGCTCACCATGGCCATGGGCAACCTGGTGAAGTTCTTCAGCTGGTACGACAACGAGTGGGGCTACAGCAACCGCATTGCCGACCTCGTGCAGCTCGTTCAGCAAAAAGGCACCTAA
- a CDS encoding GNAT family N-acetyltransferase, protein MTQGARPYGLIENVVTHDDARGQGIGTAVMTYVMDLSRTLNVYKVLPVTDGNRERITLRCCALLPSL, encoded by the coding sequence CTGACGCAAGGGGCGCGACCGTACGGACTGATCGAAAACGTAGTCACGCACGATGACGCTCGTGGGCAGGGGATTGGCACTGCAGTGATGACCTATGTCATGGATTTGTCCCGAACCCTGAACGTTTACAAAGTCCTGCCAGTGACAGACGGCAATCGAGAGCGGATTACACTCCGATGCTGTGCATTACTGCCCTCGCTTTGA